The Meriones unguiculatus strain TT.TT164.6M chromosome 3, Bangor_MerUng_6.1, whole genome shotgun sequence genomic sequence GTACATTCTGTGACAAAAGCACCTTAAGAAAAGAAGGGttactttggctcatggtttaaGGAGGATACAGTCCTTCAGAGCACGCAAGTCATAACAGTAGGAGCTCAAACCAGCTGAGAACATTGTCAGGAAGCAGAGTTTCCCTTTTATATTCAGCCCAGGACTCCAATTCATGGGATGCCCATGCTCGAGGTAGGCCTTCCCCTCCTCAGTTGATCATCACTCAAAACACACAGAGGTATCCAAAGTTGTGTCTGCAAGGTGGTTCTAAATCCATTCAGTGAACAGTAATCGGCACACTCGGGGCAGCAGTGAGGGGTGGCTCTGCTGAGTGGCTTTGGCTGGTCTTATTTGGGATGCCTCATAAGCTGTAATCACCGTGAGGCTCTCAGGACTCCAAGATATCCTCCACAAGCCACTGGGTGATTGCTTCTAGCTCTTGGCCgggcctctctctttctccaggaGGCTGGTCTGTGTTTCCCAACATGACAGTGCTGAAACAAAGAGAGTGGGAGCAGCCTTTACCCCAGAACTCATGCAATGTCACCTCTGCCAGATTCTCTTTAACGCATCAAGTTATCAGCTATGCTGACAGTCTCCTGTACCCACTACTGGAACATGTGTTAGGCGGATCCTAACAGGGCTTGGGTGCTTGGGTTCCTCTTTCAGCTATTGCCACGTTCAATCTTATCTAACCTAAAGCTTCCCTATCTCACCAGCTTGGTGACGCTCCCTTTGGTGCCACTGAAGCTTCTAAGTGCCAGGAGAAGAGGCCCAGGTCTCCGTGGTCTCTGTCTTGTTTTCTACTCCATCTCTACTGGGACACTGTGGACTCCCCTATGAGACAGGGCttatgaaaggagaaagaaacatcTCATTTGTCTCACTCACTGTCACCTGGCAAGGGACCATTTCGTGTCTGGATGCTCTTGGAGTACTAACTTTTTATGTTCTAAGAGGCTCTGCTGAGTTTTCTCTGTCCTGACATGAGACCACGCAAGGTTCCGTTGTTCTCTGATGGGGAAACATGCCTTCTGATGCCCACCGTTCACTTTCTGCCAGACACCACAAATGATGACTTTCTTCATTTTGAATCCCTATAACAGCATGCCTGGACCTGAGTATTTTATAATATATGCAAATGTATTGGCTCATGGTTCATGGGTTCTGTAGGCTGAGTATCTTTTAGCCCAGTTAAATTGACACACAACATTGATCATCACAGCAGCTCAACTTAGCTagagaagacaaaaaagaaaatgttgattCAATAAATTCATGGGAAGGCTTGTTTGGCAAGGCAGGGTAGAATGGGAGGTAGTTCCCCCAAGGGAgacaggagtgggggtgggggttggggggtggaggaagagggagagagagactaggGGAGCAGAAGCATGTAGGTGGAGCCTCACATCTCCACATGCCTCAGCCACTCAGCAGGGAGTTCTGAGACAAAGGTAGTTTGTGCGATGTGTCCACCGTGGGTGGGAGAACCAAGCCTAGTACTCTGCCATGCCTAGGTATGGTGGATACTTCCGAGGGAAAGCATGGCCTGGGACGATGAGCTGAGGTGAGGACTGAAGACAATCAGCCATTGCTTTCTTGAACTGAGCAGTACTGGGTTTAGATGAGAAATTCAAGGGTGGCCTCTCTCCAATTACAAGAATGTGGGCTTCTGCTTTAGCCTCGGGGATACTAAGAACCTATGGTTCATTTAATCCTGAGATTCTTCTCATCCTGCTTTACTCCTGCGTCAGCTTTCACTGAAGACCAGCTTCTCATGTGATAAGAAATGTGGTCAATGAAAGCTCTCAGGATTTGCTGTTTATGGCTTTTGCCAACTGAGAGAGTGGTGCACAACACACTCCAGTCCCTGCTCTAAATTTTCTGTCTCTGAGGAAGGTATTTCAGCTGATCCAGCATGGCTGGAtattccatgtatgtgtgtgcgcgtgcgtgagtgtgtgtgtgtttgggttaTTTTTGGCTttctgaaacaaggtttctctgtgtaacccaggctgtcctggaactagctctataaACCAGTGCTTTGAATTCCCAAAGATccgcccgtctctgcctcccaagtgctgggattaaaggtgtgtgtggccACCGCCAGGGGGGGATACTCCCTTTTGGACCAATCAGCAGATGCCAGTGGCAGGACCATACAGGAGCATGGCGGCTATTGGCCATGCTGGCAAAGCAGGAAGAACAAAGAGCTGCTTCTTCCTGAAGAAGAGTGCCACTGGGCAAGTAAAAATTGCCTATCTAGTTCAAgtacgcctctaatcccagcacgtgggaggcagaggcgggtggatctttGGGAGCTTAAGACCAGCCTGattatagtgaattccaggccagacagggctacacaggggtaccttgtctcaaagacagaaataaaaatttgcaTATCTATCCTAAATAGTCAGCACATCTTGTCTCCACTTCCTCACTTCCATTTGTCACCAAACCACTTGCAGTCTCTGTCTGTCCTATTGAAGCAACCTTTGAAGGGACAATTGATGGTTTCATAATCAGTAAATCTGACTGTGCCCAGGTAAAGCAGCTTCAAGTTCCTTCTCTGCAAAATAACGATAAAACAACACTTTATTGGGTTGGCActagaatgaaataaaataatgcaaaatgATGAGATAAGAAAACAGAGGGCATAGAACATTCTGGATGTATTTCTTAgctaaatgtaatttaaaaattaacagaCAATAAAACCATTAAATCTTATTTCATCAAACTGATCAAGAACTAGTCCCTCATCTTCAGTGCGAGTCATTATTAAAACAACCCTGTTGAGGCCAGCACACAGTAAGCCTcgatagggctggagagatggcccagtgggcaaAGTGCCATGGAAGCATCccgaccagagttcagatccccagaacccatgtaaaatcCAGGTGTGTGGCTGAGCACATCTGTGACCCCCATACTGGGAGGGGACCAGAGGTACGAAGATCTGAGGAGCTTCTGGCCAGCAGCATTAGCCAAAATGGCTAGCTCCAGATTTACTAAGAGACCATGCCTCAACaaaataaagtagaaaacaataaaaatgggcATCCTGTTGTGGGCATCTGGCCTtccgcatgtacacacacaggccAGTGCACCCTGGTGCACACATAACACAGAGCACACACCCCTCTCGAGGGTGAGCAAGTCTGTGGCTTGGCCTCTAAGCGATGGTTATGGCAATGCTGATGGAGGTCACTGCTCTTACCACACCACGTAACAGAGGGCTAATTTGCTAGCAGAGCTTCTCTCTTCAGGCCGGATGGGCAAGTGTACTCGGAAGCCTATGGCAAAGAACCTTGGGTGCTCTCCTAGCTGGGGTCTGAGAAATGAAATCTGCCGACAAACACACCCAGAATGTCCTGTGCCCTCTCTTCTATTATCACCAGTTTGCATtaaatgcctgtaactctagctccaggagatctggtgccctcttctggcctccaagtgtACCTGCactcagacagacagactctctctctctctctctctctctctctctctctctctctctcaaaaataacTATTTGAAACAAAATATGGGAGAGAAAagtataaagaagaaaatttaaatgtcttAGCATGCTTCTCACAAGTGTTTGTCCTATGCTTTCTCTGCAGAGTGTACTTTTGCAAGCTTACCTATCCGAGCTGGCTGGTAAAGTGACTGAGGCTTTGAGAGGCCAGGGCCTTGTTGGGACTCACATACCTAGATCACAAGCCCTTTATCTTCTTTGAATTTGAGGCATTCTTTCAGACAGAACTTTGTCAGCACACTAGAAAACTAGAAGGGATTTTAGGATTTGAAATAATGTTATGTGAGTCTAGAAAAATCCAAACACAAtcacaattacatttttaaatatgtcGCAGCAAGTCCATATGCTGAGGTATGCTGTTACtagctgttttatttatttatttattttctttttgtgtcacAACTTAAAAAGAATGACTTTCAGACAATACTACATTCTAAGACTCTTGTAACAAACTTTATGTATTTTTCAGTAGCATCTCTTTGACTTTCACATGACTTTTGCCATATCATTTGCACTTCAGCTTTGCAGTGACGGGGCAGCGACTGACTCAGTGGTCCACAATCTGTTCTCAGAAAAATGGTAGCTGAAACTTATTGAACACTGTGCATGCACGCATGttagtgtgtacatgtatgcacgcATGTTAGTGTGTGCATAGGGTAGTGGTTTGCACAAGAATGTCCCTCATAAGCTCAGATGCTTGTACACTTGATCTCCAGCTGGTGGCGCTGTTTGGGGAGTTTTAGGGGGTGCAGTCTTGTTGGAAGGAGTCACTGGAGGCCGATGTTGAGAGTTCAAAGCCCTCCTGCCACTTCCGGTTTgccctctctctgctttgtggctGCAGCTGAAGATGTGAGctgtcagcttcctgctcctgctgcctaGCCTGTCACTTCCTGCTGTCCTTCTCACTGTGATGGAGTTGTACCTCTCTGGAACCGTAagctcaaataaactcttccttttaTTGGTTGTCATGGTCATTGTGAAAATTGAAGATGAGACAGGTAAGTTGTCTGCTTAGCCTGACAACAGTCAGATTCACTAATATTGGTCACaattgtgttttatcacagcaacagaaaagtaactaacacacgaTGAGTGAGTGTAtcagagtgtgtatgtgtgtaagtgggagtgtgtgtgtgaaggacatGTCCACACAACTAACCAAAGACCAGCTGGATGCAGAACTAACCTGTGTGTGCACTTCAGCATCAGTCTCCTCGTTTGTCTTACATACTAGTTCACAGGCATCTCCTTGAACATTGTTGAGCAGAACAGATTGCTTTCCCTATGATCATTCCAGAACATTCTCTTGTACCTATTGGGACTTTTGACTATAAAAAGGTCACtgcagctgagcatggtggcacaggcttctAATCCCAGGAGACAAAGATAGGACATCTCTGTGGTTTGAGGCCATCTGGTTTCCATAgcgacttccaggccagccagggccacagaatgatatcttactttaaaaaaaaaaatcattgcagaGATGGCTAGGCCTCACTAAGGAAGCATGGTTCTGAGAGAATCAAGAGGTAGAACAAAGAGGtactgggaaggctgaggaggAAAGCTGCCGTTAGAGGCAAGCCCAGCTGTTGGTGACTTCACTTTTGAAAGGTGCTTACGGAGAGCAGCCAGGTGGAGAGTTCCCTGTTTTGGAGTGGCTTAGGCATTGGAAATAGAACTCTGATTAGGTCCGTCTCTGTTCACAGGACACAGCAAGAGCATGGAGCCTGACTCCCAAAGGAGACCCACTTTTAACTGTGTCAGATGTAATCAAGCTGGCGAAGCTCTCAGTTGGCTGTCAGAAAGGAAGGCTGACTGACGGGGAGGGCAGTCACCACAAAGGATGAGGACCCTGGGAAAAGAGACCCATGGGAAAGCGCCACCAAGACCCTACCTTGGGAGCCTCAAGACCTAGGGGACCCAGCTCAGGATCGTGAAAGCCATCTTGGTATAGGTGTATACCACATATAGGACCCTCCATTTACCCAGAGAGCTGCTGGCATTGCTCCTAGCTGAGCTAGGTGCCGGGCTAAAGGACTTACTTTCAATGTAAGAGCATTGAAAGTCTAAGTTACACCCCTGTGTAAcactgcatgcctgtaatcctggcatcaGGAAGGCAGAAGAATAGAAAGTTTAAGGCCAATTGAAGCCATATACTGAGACTCCCCTGTCTGAAGATAAAAAGTTTTGAGTCTCACCTTTCATGGAAAAAGACTTTtatctaaaatttattttctctgttttttttttttggggggggggtgtaatggaagttttggtttctttaaaaactcaatgttatgtacatatgtttttgttttaatcccaagtgtgggactttagtttgggctttagtttgtccacagctgataattgtctgGTGTGGGATATGGTCATTCCCAGGTGGTAAGGCCTGCCTAGTGTGGCATGGAGAGGGCTGTGGTCTAGgtctctgaggatataaatatgagatcccagagagagagaaagtgtgacATGGCATGTGGTGAGGGGCAgtgtggagagaccagagacggaCGGAGAGAAAGGTTTCAGCACAGCGGCTTGAAGGAGACTGCTTGCTGAGTCTGCTGTTGATGGAGGTTGGTCTAAGCCCGAAAGAACCCGctgaccctaaacagcaggagAAGTAAAAGGGTCTGCGCCCCTCCCCCCCACTAATGTCTCTCCCACCTAGGGTTGGTGGCTGGGAGAGGAACCCCAATGAAACAGTTCTAAAATGAGTGCAACAGGGTGGCATCTGGAAACGAGTGGGTAGAACAATCTTCTGATGACAGCATCTCAGAGCTGGGACACTTTGCTTGTGTGAGATTCCCCGCAGAGGCCTCCTGTAAATTCACTCCTGGTACCCAGCATCATCTTTGGGTCACCAAGGCTGCAGGAGAGCAAAGGACTCTTGGAGAGGTTGGACAACTAGTTCCAGTTTGTGTCCTTGTCAAGATTTAATAAATGTGTCTTTATCAAGAGTCACAGCTTTCAGTTAAGCCGCTCTCCCCTCCATGCTCAGAATATTCTGTCTAATTCATATACCTGGTTTCCCTGCTGGCTTCTGCTCCAGATCCTTGATTCTTCAGGGCTCTGTGGTAGTGCACCCTTTTcgcttttttcttccttttctttttgacatGAGGTCTCATAGCCTAGGATATCCTTGAACTTTCCATGTACTCAAGcttagccttgaactcttgatgctCTTGTCTCATCTTagaagtgctgggtttacagtatgtgtcatcatgcccagcttttctttttcttcttaatgtTTTATGTGCTTGAGTGTTTGCCTGTAGGCATGTCTGTACATCATATGGACATCTTATGCCCATgggggctagaagagggtgtggaaccaccctggaactggggttatagatggttgtcatCTTCTACATGTAGAATAATCATTCCTTTTTGAATATATAAAAAATGTCTGGGATTTGCTATTTAGTCTAGAAAGTAAAGTGTGGTCAGAAAACGCATTCCATGTGATTTCGATGTTTTACATGTTTGAACTTGCTCTAGGGCTCACTCGGCTGGGTCAATTCCGTActggtctgtgtgtatgtgcaaacaGCAGTCCTGTGCTGCGCTGTGTTTACACCCATCAACTGGGCCAATTTTGTTAATCAGCTTAGCAAGGTTTGGCTTCCTTCCTAATTTGTCTTATCAAGTTGAGAAAAGAATACCAAAATCTTCAAATAGGATTGTGAAATTCAAATGTTTCTCCTTCTAGTCCTTTGGAAGAATAAAATTGGGAGAAGTGGAATgagtatgaaaaaaattaacaacaataacaacacgCCCATACAACCAATCTAAAacgagaaagggaaggaggaaacaaaaaccaaacccagTCAGCCAACCCCAAGCTCTAAAGTGGGACAAGGCAAAAAGTATCAACAGTGTGTTCAACTGTAAATGTAACCAGTGTCACCTAATGAGGCCTCTCAGCAGAGACACTGTCAAGATGGATTATTTACAGGAGCCACATGTGAAATCCAGAGACCAGCCAGCCCAGACAAGTCACAGCACCAGTGGCAGATGCTCCTTCGGTCGAACAGTAGCTCCAAGGGTGTTGTAGGAAGTCACTGATGGCCCCTGTGGCTACCTCCTCCAGCTTTCCATTGGTCTGCTCAGTGAGGACTCAGCCACTCTTCAGCCCAAGGAAATAGGATCCCCATCCACGCCTGGCCTATGGCCACTTCGatgaagaggaggggagagaccttgtctggcCCCCACTTGTGGTTGTCACAGACAAGGTCATGCCACCCTAAGCTTCAGTGGGCAGCCCAGGCCCTGGCCTTCCCAACCCTATGGGTATGGGCACAGCTCCTGCGGCCTCATGTTCAAAATGAATTCAGGTCAACTCTGAAGGACATGAGGCGAGGGAATATGGGGTTAGCTGTGGTCTAGCACCCAGCACCTCACCAGGGCAGACAGATGGAGTGGCATTCAGTCAGGCAGGCTAACCCACGGCTGCACAGGGCAGAGAGATGGGGTGGCATTCAGTCAGGCAGGCTAACCCACGGCTGCACAGCTCATAGGTGTGTTATGAGCTGGACGGTACCCTCCTGGTTCACATGCTGATGTCTTAATCCTAAAGGGCACATCTGACCTGCAGCCCACCCGTCACGCATGTAGCTGAGGAATGCTGCAAACGCAGCCCAATGCAAACTCTAAACACACTTCAAACATCAgatttcctttctgatttttttttttttttaatctcaactGTCTGGCTCTTGAATGTGAACTTTCTGGGTGACAAAGCTGTGCAACAATGTCAAAAGGCTGATACCATGTCGCTCCCCCCTGGCACTTCAGACTGTGATGTTCCTTAGAGTCTTCAAGTTCAAATGAGAATGGATGCCATCCAAAACATCCCGTGTCCTGGTACAAGGGGGCATTTGGAGAAAAGACTCCTAGAAGATGCATTTGAACACGAAGAGAGCCTTCAACAGAGCCAGAGGTCCCCTGCAGAACCAACCCTGACAGGACCTGGATCTGGGACTCCTGATCTAAGCTGCCCAGACTAACTGTGAGACTTTGTATACAGCCTAAGAGACTGGCACATGTGCAGAACTCTTCCCAGGGAACCTGCGGCATTCTGTCTTCAGCCACACTGCACGTGTTCAGGTGTATGTAAGTCCGGGTGACCATCCAGGCAACCATGCCTGAGTGTCGGCCCCTTTGAGCACCTCTCCCTAGAAACCAGTGCCCTTTTCTTGGCAactaataaatttaattttagaatCCATGTGGGGTTAATTGGGCTTAGACCAGAGGCCAGACTCTCCCTAAATGAGATCTGTGAAGTATTTGTTCTAGACAGACAAAGGGTAGCCTTTTAGTGTCCTTGAGATCAGGAACAGGTAATCAGATTACGGTGCCCCCGTGGTGCTCTCTACAGCTGGCTCCGTGCACATGCGGTACACACGACACCCACCTGGATCCTAGGTGGCTCTGCAAAGTGGGAGGAAGAGCAGCTGGCTGAACCTGAGCTGAGAAAGCCAGAGGTATGGCTGAGGAATGCCTCTATGGTGGCTCCGTGCAGACACCATAGGGGCCTGGCACAGCAGAGGCAAAGGGCCAGACGTGAAGCAGCAATGAGAGGGCTGGCTgaacaggagagaaggaagatATGACCCCTGGGAAGCAGGTAGCCTGGTACAGCTGGAGCCCAGAGGGTCCCACCAGGACATCTCCACCACCCAGCATCCCCAGTGAGGCTAGGCAGACAAGCGGCACAGTTAATGGGCCCCCCACCTGGGATCTCTGTGGTCACCTCCCCAGAGGTCTTTGCTGAGCGCTCCCCCTAGAAGGCTGCTAGGTTCCTTGGGCTGGTTTGGAATGCTGATTGCTGCCACTCTAGCAGCCCTAGGTTCTGCGTCTGCAGGGGCTGCTGGTGAGGCCACACGGGGGACCAAGGCAGTAGGCACTGAGGGGGAGAGGGGATTCTGGTGGCATCCGGTGTGTTCCAGAAGGGGGAGTGCAGTTAGCACAGTGTGGCCTCCAGCAGAGGAGATCTGCTGGGAGGAACTACAGGTGGGCCTGGGAGAGTCTACCAAGGAAGCATCTGGAGGCAACTGAGGCACCAAACTGTCCTTCCCTCTAGAGAGTTCTGGGCAGTCACTGGCCTTGCAACCTTCTGCCTGGGCTCGCAGGATCTTTGGTCTGGGCTTGGTGGGGCCCTTCTGCCTCCAGTAGGGTAGATGTCTGTGGTTCAGTCTATTGGCCCAGCGAGGTCTCTGGGGGAGGGCCAACTGCCAGGAAGCCCGGCCTTTTGGTCCAAGGTTCCATGGGCGCCTTCCCAGCTGATCCATCTGGGTCCTCATGGTGGCCACTTCCTGGGACAGGCCCGCCAAGGCTGCTGCAAGCTGGTCCAGCTTGTCTGTGAGGGCAGTACCAAGGTTGTGCAGCTCCTGCTGCAGGGACCTGCCACAGGTGCATGGTGGCTGGAGAGAAGTGGGTGGCCACTTTGACAAGATAGACGTGGGAAGGGGAGACTTGCTGGATGGCTCTGGAGGGTCCCCAGTGGGCAGCTCCTCTTGGGTCCTGGCTAAAATGAGAGGAAGGATGGGTAAGAGTGAGGACAATCTCTCTGGCCCCAGAGACTTCTTTAGTGTATTCAGTATCCTGCCTGTAAGGCCCGGTTTCCAGAGAATTTTAATCTCaggtttcttcttttccaaaACCATCTAATTCTTCAGTCCCCCGTCCCTTGGAGTGGGTCTTACCCCAGGCAACACGGTGCCGTTCTTCACCCACTCGGCTAACACTGGAAGAGGAATCTGCTGTTTGCTAAGCGCCACTCAAGGTCTGCCCTTGTCTTTTCAGTGCCTTTAGGGCTGCAGACAGTGAAGGATAGGTGATGGCCTGAGTGGCTCAAGGACACCAAGTGGCCTGGGTTGCTtagtgaaatcttgtctcaaacaaacacaaacagttAAACTCCACAAAACAACGTAAGAATGTGGTGTGATGCTTCATCTGAGGGAGGTGCCAAGGGCTCTGAACAAAACCTTTTCAGAGCAAGGAGGCAAAGCTCACGGGCAAAGAAGGTGGCCAGCACAGGTACAAAAGCCAGCCAAGGGCAAGCGGCCCAGACACCTGAGTCCTGCACACCTGTGAGGTGTTCCCAGCACCTGTGCTCAGGACACAGGTGCATCAGCCTGCCTGTTGTCTCCGTGGGTCCCTGAAGCAGTGTGTGGTGTGAATTTTGAAGCCTGTCCTTTGGCCGGGGCGGTGGTAGCCAGCTCACTCAACAGTGCTGATGTTCGGGTCCCTCAGACCCGATGGCTCCATACATGCTTCTCAATGCTTCTGCAAGGAGAGCCTGTGCACCTTATGAAAACCCTGAAGTAAAGTGAGCCGTGTATCCAAGTGGCTTCAATGTAACTGTCCTATCCATGATCCGATGATGAACTGGGAACATGTTTACTTCCTTAGGATGGGACCTGGGTTCTGATTTTCCCGGAGGCCACTAACGCACAGCAAACGCTGGAAAAGCCACCCATTTACCTGCAGCACTAGGTTGCCCAGGTCCAGGCGCTGGGTCCCTGGGGTCTTCAGAACCCTTGGGCTCAGGCCTTTCCTCCAGCTGAGTGGCAGGCTGTGGGTGCCCCGCTGCTTCTGCAGGAAGAGCACAGAGCACTTGGGACAAGGACAATTGTTTTCTCAGAGCCACTCCAACACGGGGGATATTCTGATGAGCCACATCCCTCACTCCCACCCTCACAGCAATGGCAAATCTTCAACTTTTAAACAACGATTAAGTCAGAGGCCAGATGTTGGGGAGCCCGACACTGGTGGGCTGCCTGCTGTGACACCTAGGGACCCACTCAGCCATTTCCTACCAAGTCCTCAGTGTCTTATAAGGAAATGGGGCTCCTCCTGCACAGGTGGTAGCCAGGGCCTGTGAGCAGAGCAGCCTCTGAAGATGGTTCCTTGAGCCCtacctcctctttttccttctcctttttcttcggcACTGCAGACAGGGCCAGGTGGGCAGGTGAGCTCTGCAGCCTCTTCTATTCTGGGTGGGTGGGACTTAACTTCTGTGCCTTCTGCTCTTCCTGTAGAAACAAAGTCTTAGTCACAGCTCAGGTAGAGTGTAAAGTGGCTTGTAATACTAGGTGTCATCTCTAGACTCCTGGGCCAATTTCAGAAGTTCTATTTCTCATTGTGTAGGTATGTTGAGGGTCAGACCCAGGGCCTCGTATGTGCTAgacaagtgctttaccactgaaaAGTCTTACTTTTGATACTCCTTTTGTTGAATCTGTCAAGTTTAAAAATGTTATTGGAGGCTATAtggtgtatacatgtgtgcacatacgcATGTGTGCATTTATTAGTGAACACATATGTAGATGCTATCTATCAGGGGTTTACCAAGAGCTCCCTAACAGAACACAGGCCTTGGCTCATGGGCTCACCTTCTCCCTGGCTCAGCTTTAGGATCTAAAGTATGACAAATGAGGAGGACATTTTAACAAGAGTCAGCAGAGTGACAGTGACACTCAGAGGCGGAAGTCTGGACCCTTAGCCCCCTGGGAACATGTGGCTGTCATCTAGGGAGGTCCCAGCCTTACCTGCACTGAGGCTGCTGCAgtccctgtgctctgtgctctcAGGGTCATCAGCAAGACAGCTACTGTTGTCGACTCTTGGGGATGCTCCTGAGACAGGGCACTGAGGGACAGGACCCTTACAGGAGGGAAGCTGGTCTTTCTCTGTATCATAAGCAAGCCAGCATCAGAGGACTGACAGGCACCTCAAAGACCAGCTCATTGCCACTCCCACCCCCATGCCACCAGACTCACTCTTGGGGGGTGGCTGCCAGAATGCaggctctggcctctggtcttcTCCATCAGAGCTGCTGAAGCTGGAACTGGAGCAGGGGCTGGGACTGGGGCCGGGACCAGTCACGCAGGTGAAACGCAAGGGCCTCATGGGCAAGATCCCCTTCAGAGAGTTCTCCAGGCGGTGCAGAGGGGAGGGCATGGTGGCTGTCTCTAAACAGAGGACAAGAGTTCACTGCCAGTGCCTGATAGCACCCATCCAGATGGCTAGGCACTCAGATGTATATTCTTCTGCTCGGCCAAATCCCATTTGGGCTCTAGTAGATCCTGAACACAGGGTCCACTTTCTGATCACAGGCAGAGGCTAGCCATGTCCCTGCCTAACTGAGCTGGGGAACTTTCTGGAAGTTCCAAGTCCTGAGAAGCTACTCTTCATGAGATTCCAATTAAGTGCCGAGTCTTGCAAGCTAGGCGTCCCTTCTCACGGGGTAACCTTTTACTTAGCAGAGCATGCACCATGCAAGGGTTACCCAGCACCAAGCAAGACCTGGCATTTACTGAGGGCCACTGATGAGCTACGTTATCCTTCTACCCCCAGCAGAGACTAGAACGGTCCTGCCAGACCTGCCTACAGCCAGGAGTATGTATAGGGGTACCCCTCAATCCCAGCAGCGTCTCCACTgaagaaccccccccccacagtAGACCAAACAACATCCTACTCATTCTGTCTACTTCCATGTTCTGTGCAAGGGAAAGGAGGTAGGACGGAAACaggaaaacagagagaggggaaggctATTGCCTTGACAGAAACTAGCTGGAGGGGACCTATGACGTAAGCACTGAAGACAGCTCACCATCTTGTGGCCATTGCCATGTTCCCGGCCTGGTGATCAGCTGGTGGCAGGTGGGAGTGCAGGTCTGTGGATTGCCCCGATGGAGACTCCTGCTGGGTACTTCTGCCCGACCCTGTCTGAGGTGAGGTGGTTCACATGCCTC encodes the following:
- the Krba1 gene encoding protein KRBA1 isoform X4 yields the protein MRENYETLVSVGTAELLPLSAFLSPAESGGGTVGESHDKGQEPPLEHGPQGEQPQQSLHLTALVQLVKEIPEFLFGEVKGTEDYSESGSTSLDGEQTSPEVGIADKPLSIEKEGVGALGETSIPPTQSLDQSKSRLGQDTGSMGTGTSPENSPLQGLINCLKEILVPLPQLRGTAPDLSSSLPGLSVLKQTRAEVEAGSLPCPVKTEAASGDCPLQGLLNCLKEIPEAPGRRPSPSGAADLRLQEDPGKRNSGGMRALQTPPHPGHAAGSVLAMVKVEDGWAQSPPVPASCQLSRQSHSPYSTGDTREVRVPRWGPLTLASRASSSPLEALEACLKGIPPGGLSPLQSLAISWSRSPQPGDAGSQRSELQPQGSHSEGATREPLLPLSLQGYMREGPGIQPCGSQGTPTSFSSASSSDGDLDFGSPRSSHGQRLGKGYPPGNSPLQGLENCLREIPVPRPQAAWPCPSAADRGLKRTEPRNWATDREGLRGEACEPPHLRQGRAEVPSRSLHRGNPQTCTPTCHQLITRPGTWQWPQDETATMPSPLHRLENSLKGILPMRPLRFTCVTGPGPSPSPCSSSSFSSSDGEDQRPEPAFWQPPPKKKDQLPSCKGPVPQCPVSGASPRVDNSSCLADDPESTEHRDCSSLSAGRAEGTEVKSHPPRIEEAAELTCPPGPVCSAEEKGEGKRGEAAGHPQPATQLEERPEPKGSEDPRDPAPGPGQPSAAARTQEELPTGDPPEPSSKSPLPTSILSKWPPTSLQPPCTCGRSLQQELHNLGTALTDKLDQLAAALAGLSQEVATMRTQMDQLGRRPWNLGPKGRASWQLALPQRPRWANRLNHRHLPYWRQKGPTKPRPKILRAQAEGCKASDCPELSRGKDSLVPQLPPDASLVDSPRPTCSSSQQISSAGGHTVLTALPLLEHTGCHQNPLSPSVPTALVPRVASPAAPADAEPRAARVAAISIPNQPKEPSSLLGGALSKDLWGGDHRDPRWGAH